One Oryza brachyantha chromosome 3, ObraRS2, whole genome shotgun sequence DNA segment encodes these proteins:
- the LOC102705612 gene encoding probable flavin-containing monooxygenase 1: MAMQQQQHKQQERCTREKVPAVGRVAIIGGGISGLAAAKQLAGHDPVVFEATASIGGVWKHCVYRSTRLQTPRPDYEFSDMPWRNRDDPTFPTHGEIIDYLEDYADKFDLWRYIMLGAKVVGVKFLGGPAAGFTELWSGTGEPLQGKPMWEVGVSTSDSDDDVQWYKFEFVVMCTGKYGDVPRMPVFPPGKGPEVFKGQVMHSLDYCKLNEQETVELMRGKKVVVVGYKKSAIDLALECAQANQGEGGQACTMLVRTLHWVVPSYSIWGLPFFLFYSTRFSQLFYERPNQGVLRSLLCRLMAPLKAGVSKFIESYLSWKLPLSEYGLRPEHPFVEDYASCQMAILPDGFFDMAGRDLIRFRRSAGGWCFSENGVVLDDGTEVEADLVFLATGFEGKDKLRSVLPEPFRGLVVNKSAMMPLYRGTIHPLIPNMAFVGYVESVSNLHTSELRCRWLAGLLGRRFPLPAVEEMVRHVDGETEAMRRTTRFYRRHCISTYSIHDSDAMCADLGSRVHRKPNWLAELFAPYNNQDYKEE, translated from the exons ATGgcgatgcagcagcagcagcacaagcAGCAGGAACGGTGCACGAGGGAGAAGGTGCCGGCGGTGGGGAGGGTGGCGATCATCGGCGGCGGGATCAgcgggctggcggcggcgaagcagcTGGCGGGGCACGACCCGGTGGTGTTCGAGGCGACGGCGTCGATCGGCGGGGTGTGGAAGCACTGCGTGTACCGGTCGACGCGGCTGCAGACGCCGCGGCCGGACTACGAGTTCTCCGACATGCCGTGGCGCAACCGCGACGACCCCACGTTCCCGACCCACGGGGAGATCATCGACTACCTCGAGGACTACGCCGACAAGTTCGACCTGTGGCGCTACATCATGCTCGGCGCCAAGGTCGTCGGCGTCAAGTTCCTcggcggccccgccgccggcttcaCCGAGCTCTGGAGCGGCACCGGCGAGCCCCTCCAGGGCAAGCCCATGTGGGAGGTCGGCGTCTCCACCTCCGACTCCGACGACGATGTCCAG TGGTACAAGTTCGAGTTCGTGGTGATGTGCACGGGGAAGTACGGCGACGTGCCGAGGATGCCGGTGTTCCCGCCGGGGAAGGGGCCGGAGGTGTTCAAGGGGCAGGTGATGCACTCGCTGGACTACTGCAAGCTCAACGAGCAGGAGACCGTCGAGCTGATGCGAGGCAAGAAGGTCGTGGTGGTTGGCTACAAGAAGAGCGCTATTGATCTAGCCCTTGAATGCGCCCAAGCCAaccaag GTGAGGGAGGGCAGGCATGCACGATGCTGGTGAGGACGCTGCACTGGGTGGTGCCGTCCTACTCGATCTGGGGCTTgcctttcttcctcttctacTCGACTCGCTTCTCCCAGCTCTTCTACGAGAGGCCCAACCAGGGCGTCCTCAGATCTCTCCTCTGCCGCCTCATGGCTCCACTG AAGGCGGGGGTGTCAAAGTTCATCGAGTCGTACCTGTCATGGAAGCTGCCGCTGAGCGAGTACGGGCTGAGGCCGGAGCACCCGTTCGTGGAGGACTACGCGAGCTGCCAGATGGCCATCCTGCCCGACGGCTTCTTCGACATGGCCGGCCGCGACCTGATCCGCTTCAGGCGGTCGGCCGGCGGGTGGTGCTTCTCCGAGAACGGCGTCGTCCTCGACGACGGCACCGAGGTGGAGGCCGACCTCGTCTTCCTCGCCACAGGCTTCGAGGGCAAGGACAAGCTCCGCtccgtcctccccgagccctTCCGCGGCCTCGTCGTCAACAAGTCCGCCATGATGCCCCTCTACCG GGGGACGATCCACCCGCTGATACCGAACATGGCGTTCGTGGGGTACGTGGAGAGCGTGTCGAACCTGCACACGTCGGAGCTCCGGTGCCGGTGGCTGGCGGGGCTGCTGGGCCGGCGGTTTCCGCTGCCGGCCGTGGAGGAGATGGTGCGGCACGTCGACGGCGAGACGGAGGCGATGCGCCGCACCACGCGCTTCTACCGCCGCCACTGCATCTCCACCTACAGCATCCACGACAGCGACGCCATGTGCGCCGACCTCGGCTCGCGCGTCCACCGCAAGCCCAACTGGCTCGCCGAGCTCTTCGCGCCATACAACAACCAGGATTACAAGGAAGAGTAG